The Coffea arabica cultivar ET-39 chromosome 6e, Coffea Arabica ET-39 HiFi, whole genome shotgun sequence genome contains the following window.
GATGGGGGGATAGAGAATGATGATGGTGAGATGATGGATGTCGATGAAATTGAGATGATGAAGAAATTGGGGATTCCGGTAGGTTTTGATTCGACAAAAGGGAAGCCGGTGGCTGGGAACGACGTCGGGTCAGTCAGGAAGGTAACTAAACGTCAGCCACGGCAGTACATGAATCGCCGCGGTGGATTTAATCGGCCCTTGCCTGCAGAAGTCAACCGTTGATTTGAAATTCTGAGGTTTGGATTTGCTCAATCTGTATGCGTTTGCTCAATTTAGTAAGATGGAACTTGAACAACTGTTTAAGTTATATGATTAGGGTTTGctaattattttactttttagcGGGATCAAATTAGGAGGACCGAGCTAGTAGTTGTCTTAGATCGTGTTACCATTTTATTGGTTGTCAGTTTTGGTACTGAATTATTTGATGAGTGGTGTTGCATTGTTGTTTTTGCATTGTGGAGCTAAGATGGTTTTAATTTAATTGGCTAACCGAGAACAATAGCAATTCCGCTACTAGGCTTAATTTAACATTGGTCAGTGCACGACGAGAGCTGAAATATATACAAGCATGGATGTTATTTCTTTTAGGGGATTTATTagactcaaattttggctacaTAGACATGTCTGATTTTAGTATTGAAACTTCGATCAGAGCTTAGGAAAGACCAGATTGATGGTGACTTGGATATTTATTTCTACCATTTGAGTATTTGCTTTCTAGGTGTACTTGTTTACAGTTTTGCTGATTAGGGTCTTCAGTGTGGATTTGtgataagcaaaataaaaaatgtagaaaattattttttgggaATTCTATAGGCAGTTATCTATCTCAAATTTGACAAGGAATGCTGGTCTAATATACTGAATGAATTAGTAAATGGACGGGGGTGTTTTGAATTAGAATGTGTTTGAGCTGAATTAACTTAAGACTGTTATTCTTActatattttttctttataaaGAAATTATCTTTTTGAGCCTCATCTTCAAACTATACTGTCTCTCTTTCTTGCACAAACACATCACACCTTTTGAGGAGTTTGGAATATCCATAGTTTGTTTGTTATTGTAGGTAATTTTGGGAGGTAGTTATGTGTTAGATGGTGTGGCAACCAAAGAAATGTAGTACAAAGGAGTGAGATGTGTCAATGGGTCTGTGCATTGTTGAGAGGGGAGACCAAGGGGCCAAAAAAAGGATGGGAGGAAGATGGAGGGTGTAGCTGGTGAGGCAGGTGATGCAAGGAGAGAACGGAGGTGGTGATCTGAAGAGGAGCAAGCAGCCAGGAGGAGAGAAGGGAGGAAAGCATAGAGGCGGAGTAGGGTGGAATAGGAAGGGGAGATAGCATATAGCTGGGTTGGGTAATTCAAACATGGAGGGTAGTGTTGCCATCTAGGCAGAATTGCTTTGGCCTTGGTAACTCTAGATCCTTTTGTTCAGGCTTCATATTTCATTTGGCATAACCTTTATTgtttacttttatctttttgttgcTTGTTTCATACTTGCCCACAGGGCTGTCTGTTAACAAAAGCTCTCATAATCTTGTAGTCATTGACCGTTGGGGTAGTAGATGTTTATAGCAAGCTAGCTTCTGATTTGTCAATTACCTCACCGGTGGTCTTAAATTTTTTATGTTCTTGGCTGAGCCCTTTGATGTAGATCTATGACTTGGTACTTGATTTGTGCAAGTCATTTGGTGAGGTTAAACAGGATTCTGTGAATGCAAGACAATGTCTTTCCGTGAATCCCAGCCTGTAAACATACATAAGTGCTCAGTTACATAGTCAAGAATAGTGTAACTGTTTCAATGTTCACAAAGATTCTTCTGTTTTATGTCTTTGGTTTGGGCAACTGGGTGTCGTATATTGGCATATGCTGCCCTAGACtataaaacttatttacttgGAATTCTAaaagattttgtttttttttttaatatagcaCCATGTTATTTACTGCTATTGATGCTAAATTTTGTCTGAAAAAATATCTTTAGGCTTTTAACCTACAGCCAGTTGTACCTCCTGCACAATGATTCTGGAATTCGGCCGATTGCTCCTGACTGGGCTTACCTTGTGTGAAGTGATGTAAGATCTTTGACGTTATATTTCCCTTCACTTAAAGTAGAGCTGGATTCAATTGATGATGTACTCTTCCTGATTTATTGATATTGTGGGTTGATAATGTTGACAAGCCTTTTACAGATTCAACGGATCTTGATGAACTTGTAGTTTGCTGCTACAAATGTACATGTAAATTATGGTCTTGCATAATTGGCTTTCTGAAGATTGTATGTCTAGttattaaatttttgaaaaggtGAGGAAAACTGTGCTCTGCATGCCATGGCACCCATGATGATAAAAAACGAGACTGGTGCTGATAGTTTCTTGGTTTTTTCCAGTGCTGTGGAACATCGGTATGCTTTCCTCCCCAAGATTTAATAGGCCTGGTCTAGGCTTCGGAAGTTTTCTGTTGGCGTACCTTGGCTGCCCCTTCTTGCTCTAGAATCTGAGGCCAAGCTATATAATTGAATCCTGTTTGGAAACATAATAATACACTGATTTAGCAGGTCAAAGGAAAATATTGGGAAGCAATCATTTGTGGCTTCTATTGACACCACTAGCTGTCTGAAGTTGATTAGGTTATTGAGCATTcagatttttctgtttatttAGTATGTGAATCATGTTGTTTGCAGATAGAGCATATTGGTTTCATTTTATTCTGGCTTTTAAGGTTTAGTTTTGACAACTTAATGGGTGAAACAATTAGTTAAAATGCGAAAGTGGCAAACTAAAATCCTTTTGAACTTACAGCGAAGATGAAGTTGGAATTGGTCCTGCAATTGGGATTTTAGAGGTCAGATTGGTTGCTTTCAACCAATTTTGGTTTCTCTAAAATTTACCTTTGATTAAATAGGAAAATGTCAACTTCTCCGAGAGTGATACTCTGTATATAGTGTAAAAGTTTGGAATTTAAAAGAGCTGCTATATCAAGTCTTAAACATATGTAATGGCATGCTACTCGTGTTTTCACAGTTACTGTGAATAatgttcaaaaaatatatataaaaaaaaactaagaataGTGCAAGTCAAACTTGTTATTCCAGTGTTCATCTCTAACAATATGGAGCACGGGTATGCGAGAAAATTCAACATGATCTTTTGGTCATTGTTGGTCCTTTATGGAGTATTTGTTTAGAGCATGATAGCTGATCTCTTTTTGAGATAGAGGCATAGGCATGCCCAACTGGACCAAATCCTTCTACAATCTTATAAGCATATTAATTCTAGTACGGGTGGCAATTGGTAGTATTAGGAGTTGGTTGCCGACGAAGTGCAAATTAAAATCGTCCACTCTCTGTTTGGCATCAGCATATGGTGGTGGCTAATCAGTTTTCTCAGGGTTGTTCGAAGGACATGAACGCGTCCCAACTGATTCTCAAGCAGCATTATATGTAAGCAACAAGGCAACTTGCATAACCAACTCGTATTAGTTGAGTTGGCCATTAGATCAAGAATTTAAACCTCTGCACCTGCAGAAAATGCATTCTTTGGTCTAGAGATGCGAATCACTCTCCCTAATTTCCCTCGGCTCAGTTGGATCCTCCCTTGGattagagtaggagtaggagtGCAGAATTTACCtattaacaaaaaaagaaagaaagaaaaggctaCTTACATCTttaccaccaaaaaaaaagaaaaagaaaaaaaagaaagaatatgCAAGTTGCATCTTCAACGGGAGCCGCTTCAAAAGTAAATGTAAGGTTCCTTTCCATAAGGATCTTTacataattaaaaacaaaattaacgaGGATACAACATGGCGTGCTGTGATGTTTAAACAACTCGCCGATTACTGGTAATTTCTTAAGGCATCACTTGAGAGCATagtattccaacatttatttaTTCGCCAGGGAGAAAAGGACAAATCAGAAAAACAGACTAGTTGAAGGCATCTCGAAGACAATTGTAAACGCTTAATTAATTTTAATTCCAGTCTTCCTTGcccataaaaaaagaaagaagcgTCAACAGAGAAAAGCTGAGAGAAGGCGGGGGAGTTAATTAGGAGGTAGGTTTCTGAATCACAAAAGCCATGCATTGCACCTGCTTTACATTGTCAAATGCCAAGCAACGAATATAAGCATTTGGATATGCCTTTTTGCATTCTTGGATTTCATTAAGAACTTGAGAGGAATCAGTGCAGCCAAACATGGGCAACTTCCACAATGTCCAATACCTCCCATCGTAATAACCTGGCATCTTGCTGTTTTCCCTATGCACAAAACCGTCCTTTGAGAAGGCAGAGGAAAAGGTATTAGATAGCTACGTAATTGAACTGTCTAAATCATGTTGCAGTGGAATAAACAGAGCGACTCGAGACAGATTCAATGAACCAACAATGCGTGCACTAATTGCATTTGCATCAGTTATTTATGAAAAAGATTATAGCTATTTGTAGTACGAATCTTTGCATTAATATATTCGAAagactcttttttttctcttacttTTTGGCCTGTTTAAGCTAAGAGAATCTAGTATAAGAGcatcttcattatttttttcataCACAGTAACAAATTTGGCTAAACCACTGGCGGTACCGCCAAGTTGTTGCTAAAATTGTGAGAAATGAGTACTTTTGACAAGGCCCATGTACTACTCTCTTTCTTCTGAATGTAAACAAAAACCAAAGTCGAGGTTTTTATCTGATATTTATATCTGAATCAAAGACAAAATCAAGTTTCTTTAACCTACCGCATCAAATTCAAGGCATGGGATCCATCCATTTTTTAGCATATAATCAATCTCCCGTGCGATTGATTCATCCGAGAGAGGTGGAAGGTATGATAGGGTCTCGAATTTCTTGTTGTTAATTGGATTCCATGTCTGTCAAAAAGTCACGTTACGGAGTCTGATCAAACCATCTAAGGGTGTTATTACAAGTAGAACACGatgtaaaacaaaaacaaaatcggAAGGAAACCTCCATGCAGTGAATTCTGGATGCATTTGAGATAGTTTTGCGACTCCATGCAGCTGAATCCTTGACAGCAGAAAGCTTGGAACAGTTTGGTTTCAGGCCAATATAGATTGATCCCACAACAGGAACTGCTGAAAGACTTGCTGtagacatttttttttgtgaagtaCTTGGTGAAGATGGGATGTTGGGGACAATAgagaaaattttacaaaaaaagtGAATTATTAATAGCGATGGTGCCCTGTCTTATAATAGTAAACTGGAAGAGTTGTTGATGACACTGCGCTGCAATTGCTGTTAGTTGTTAGGGAAAGGACAAGAGGAGAGGGGGTAAGAATTTGATGGGCTGAGGTATGATCAGTTAAGGGAagaagatgtattgtagattttaGACTGAGTTTTGTTATGCAATTTTGCTTTGGTCTCATCGCCAAGCTGCCATACTTTTGGAATTTTTGATGGTCTTCCTAACGCCTACCATTGGCAAATCTAGAATGATGTTGAATCCAATAGTAAATTCAGCACGATCACTTGTGAAATTCTGGTAAATGATTAAGATGTAGTAACTTTTTAGGAGGAAAGAAGAAATAAGGGGATATCTTGAATGTGATGTGCCGTTCAATGTACTGGGCATTCTCTATTGTCTTGTCTTTTACGAATATATATATAGCTATCATTCTTCATCAATGTGTATTCATCAAAAGAAACAAGCTAGAAAACGAAGATGTGTACAATTTTTGCTTATTAACGTATATTAACTTCAGTCACTTCAATGGGATTGCATCCAGCATAAGTTTCGGATTGTTGCATTAAGGATTCATACTAGCTATAGGTCTCTAGATTGATTCGATTCGATAGGAGATCTTTCTCCTTCCTATGGTCCATTATACAATCCTGTAATGGAACTCAAATGGACCTTAGATTTCACCATCAATGGTTAGATAATTAACATGTCAATGAGCTTTAACAAGCACGAAGCTGTGGCTAAATCAAGCACAGGAGGCATAGCTTATTTGCTCTTCAAATGAAAATTAAGACAAATCAAAGATGTACtgataggtcataatttgttgctaaatttataattattcttcccttgattttagccaaatattgcgttaattgatggattctacttatatttggttaatgatGCTAAATTGTAGGAAAAAGAGCAGAACGTGACAAATAGGGACAATCTTCCAATTAATTTGATGGTGGCACGTTCGGGATCGATTTTCAAGTTCGATTCAAACTCTGGGCAGCTTTAGAGGAAGATTTGGAAGACTTGAATTCTAATTATTAGTCTTATGGTTGAATTAGGAAACTTGAAATACtttcttttgtggtttatttttctatttaggAGACTAGTTTTATTTGGTAGTAGACTTCCATtaggaaacaaaaagaataaggaaAAACCGGATTCCGGGTAATCAAGAGTTTGGCCAGCAACAATCTAGCGGGAAGATTTGAGTAGTTTCGGCCGCAAGGAAAGCAAAAAGGGGAGCCGTCACTTGCTTGGGCTAATTCGACTTGCTTTCATTAGTTTTTAGAGGAAAACCAATTGCAACCAGATTCTATGGAGTCTGGCAGAATTTCTTCTAGGATGCGTAGCTAAATCTCCATTTTATAATCGAAGGTCAATTTGAGAATTCGGTTCCAAACAtatgtgagatcgaattattttacttatttcttttattcattagtatttatatgttttctgcttttaattgttatagtttctgtgtatgattgaatagtGCGCAATATTTGATTATTCACGTAGGTTATTTTGCTAATTGGGGGTAGtggaatccgtaattgttcgattaCCTCCGTTccggtagcaactggcgtaattgggtttatgtcaggaaaacatacgatctacttaaacaaaccctcgtagcgtgtttgttggttagaattggatttttctaattattaatgcaatcgagaaattaaatcctatggtcgtacctagggttgtctattggttagagaaatagtcaacgatcgtaccttggctatcgataaagtaagaaaaagtTGGCTATCAGAACTTGTTGATGGCTATAACCAATCAGgcaatgagtaattgaattatcattgcatcgatgatcagttgaatggaccgtgtctgaaaagttgtacctttggctagagtcgtattggttattgattaattcctatttatttctattagtttttttttagttggttaattagttattttatatttttgaaaaatccccCATCTCTGGActttaaaagaaataagttaTCCCCAgttcctgtggattcgaccctattcaccgctatatacaaaatctgtatttttctcaagtaggtatttattattatacAAGCTCGACACCTGTCATCTACGTATGCCTTAtgtaagaaattaagaaaaaaagttGACACAAAAGAAGTAAATCATACACTGTATTGGTACTCAAATGTAACGGGTGACATTGCAGATGCAAATTGATTTAATCAAGTCAACTTAATTTAGGTGGCTTAGCATATTTGTGTATTCATCCACAGCTTCTTGTGTGAACTAATAGCCCACATAAAAGTCAGACCTGTTAACAAACTGAAATTTGGAGTCTAGTATATCTAATCCGTATTGGCCAAATAATACCATCCAGGCAGACGTCAGAATATATagcataaataaaattttaaaatgcaaTGATTTCTAAAGAATAGGATATAAATCAATTATCAATCGACCCTTATTTTGTAGTAGAGTAGAGGGTCAGTATACTTATGCACTCACTTTTCCTCCCAGATGgtttacaagaaaaaaaaaacatttaagaAGCTGCGGCAAGAAATGTTCTGATTATATGTGCTGCTGTACTTGGAAATTTGGAATATGAGAActgttttgacccaaaaaaaaaaaaaaacaaaagaatatgAGAACAGTTGCCTAGTCAATAAGGCCACGTTCTTCATGTGATGAATTCAAATCATGATCCACATCCTACATCTTAATCTCTAATCCTCAACTGCCACATAATTAAATTATGCTCCATTTCGTTGTTAAAGGATGAAGTAATCGATCCCTTGTGACGtctatttttgtgaacaaatttgtATTCATTTTAGCTGGCGGTGGAAAATGTGGGCCAGTCGGTTGGGGTTTATATTAATATCACTTTTCAGATATgattatttgtaaattttcaaaatctgatgTATCTATGATATATTAATTAAGATAGTTTCTGTCATTAGTACAAATCTCATGAATGAAATTAtgcatacatacacacacacacacacatatatatatatatatatatatatatatatatatatatatatatattaattaagATAGTTTCTGTCATTAGTACAAATCTCATGAATGAAATTAttgcatacatacatatatatatatgtgtgtgtgtgtttgtatatatgtatgtatgtataaaaGATTAAGGATAATTTATTAAGGGTTAATCTTGTATATGCTGACATTGTATATACTAGTAATAAATTTAAATGCACGTCACCTAATCCCATCCAATCGTATAATTCATACAACATTTAGTATTTAAGATATTATAATTTTGGTGTAAACATAAATTTTGTTAATTGATACAACTAATTTTAGGATTTCATCAAATTTTCCCGAGTTTTCGCTgaaaattataagaaattaCAATAACTAAGCAGCATAATTGGACAAAAACGACTACAGCCCGATGAAATGGTTAAAATAATCTTTCAACAACCCAAGACCCAAAATCTAGCGAGTTACTCCAACATGAAACGCTTAAAATAATCCTCCAACAACCCAAAACCCAAAATCAAACGagtttgattaatttgtttACCCCTAATCCAGCGCCGCGTTGATTAAGACGTCCTTTACTTCCAAGTTCGACGAAATATCAAATATAGATAGATTCAGGACTCTCACCCTGACACAAAAAAAACGAATGACCGGTAGATAAGGCATAGTAATTTACTGGAATAATTGTAGAATAAAGTAACTTTAAACAAATTCTGTAATCTATAATATAACCTTTTTGTAAtctgtaatatatatatattgctaaTTCGTACATCAACTATTCATTGAGTTTGTTCTATAAATAAGGAAGCGGCAATGAGCCTTTGCGTATGCACTTAATTCGTATCAGAAATAGCGCAAAGCAAGCTCCGATATGGCTACCTCACTCATCAAGGAACAAAACGATCAGGcaattcatcttcttcttcttcttcctttttttttttgtgctgaTCAAATTTATTTCCGAGAAGTGTTATCAAAGTTGTACTTAGAAACTGCTATACAGTTGAAAGTTCTAACGTGATAACATCATCATGCACACATGCGAAGCATGCAGCAAaacttgtgtgtgtgtgttttttttttttttttgatttcttaaattttAGGTATAACATAGTATATAGGAAGAGTTTTAACATACAGCTAGCTAACACAACAATTCTTCTGCTTCGGGCTCTTTGAACCAGGTGGTGCTTTTCGAGGATAAGAAAGGGGTGAGAAAGGTCATTTTAAACAGACCAAAGCAACTAAACTGCCTTACTTATGAAATGGTACTAGGAGATGATGATCAAGCTtcggttttattatttttaattttatctcCAAGATAGATTAAAATTAATGCTGGCATATATATATCGATCCTCTGGCACTTGCATCAgtgattatttttaatttgtcgATTGGTTTCAGTTCTGCCAGATGCTGAAGAAACTCGGAGACTATGAGGAAGATCCAAATACGAGACTCGTGATTCTCAAGGTGATTCCTGTATATGGAATTTTGTATTGTCTGTAGCTTATAATATACACTGCCAAAGCTTTCTCACTTTCTTTCTCTTATATATTGCGTTTAATTTAATACTACAGGGAAATGGAAGAGCATTTTGCGCAGGTGGCGATGTTAAATCTGTACTAAGTTTCATGACAACTGGTAATTAAGTACTACAAGTAAATTAATGTAAAAAGAATAGGAGACATGCGTGAAAAGAAATTGCCTGGAAAATAAAATGTAAATCTATATTAATATATGATTCTATATCATGAGTAGCTTTATTTTACGGGTTTCTTTCGACTAGGACTGAgtttattttatgaaatttcTCTTGGGTTTCCTCATATCAAGTCAAAAAAGGTtaaaagttttctttttttttttatcttttgggCCGGGCCGGGCATTACAAACCTAGCTAATCTGGTATGGAAGGTAAATGCATATAGATTTTAGATACAAGTCTTACTAATACACTATTAAGGAATCCAAAGATGATTAACCCATTCTTTCATGCATTTGAatttgaagatgatgatgtgtaAATCCAAAGTTTGATATTTATGCACCTTCATATCATCGTTGATTAAGGAATCCTGTGTTGTATATGTCTTATGATTTAGGGCATTGGAGCTTTGGTGCTAGCTTCTATAGGAAGCAACTTAACTTAGACTACAAAATTGGGACGTATAAGAAACCAGTGGTGAGATACTTTCCTACTTATTATCCTGTGCCGtttcactttctttcttttttttcctataAACTTTGTTGGATATTTATTCAAAACACGGCCATCAATTCTAGGTGTCCATCATAGACGGAATCGTAATGGGAGGAGGAGCTGGTCTATCCTTGAATTCGACCTTTCGGATTGTCACCGAAAATACTGTAATTTTACTCTTACCTCTTCAATCTTTTGCGGATCATTTCATCTATACATTCTCAATTATGCAATTACAATAAGGATATTCTAATTTATAAGGAAATTTAGTTATGAGTAATTCACAGGAAATTTGGTTGGAACATTGAGGTAGATAGAAAATTGATTCTAATTTCTACACATGAGATTCGATCACAAAATGACAAGATAACCTGAAAATCAAGAGATGTCCAAAACGATAATCTTTTCTTCTCCAAAATCAGCAAATCATTTCTGCAAAATGCAATAGTACATATgtaaatttctttctttctttattttgataTGAAACTCTCAGGTATTTGCCATGCCAGAGGCTGCCATTGGGCTCTTTCCAGATTGTAGCGCATCTCATTTCTTGTCTAGGCTTCCAGGGTTTCTTGGTAAATTCCATACGCTACAATAATTTTGTATCATATCGACTAATCAAAACCTTTGGCAGCAGCAGGCTTATGTATTCTCGAATTTCTCTTCTTGTGAAATTATAGGAGAATACTTAGGTTTGACGGGCAGTAGATTGGATGGGGCGGAGATGGTTAAATGCGGCCTAGCAACTCATTTTGTTCTTTCAAAGGTGCAcatatcattttcttttaattctgCTGTGTAAAGCCTTCAATTCCTTCTTTTAAGCTCAAGACAGAAAGACTTCTAACTTCTTGCATCAATAATAGCATTAAGAAAATGCCAAAATGGTTTTCTTCTTGGCCCATCGATTTGAGATCATTAACTTGAAAAATGGAATCATACTGTTGGCGAAATTGTTATGCATTCAATGCAAGTCAACCAGCCCAAAGTACCAATCAAATTTGCGAGAAGGTCAACTTGTAGAGGACCACTTGGACTGgctattgaattttttttctttggttttctTTCTACGCTAACATAAACTCTCTCTTAAGACAATCAAGAAGATTCAAGCTtatccaaaagagaaaaaaaaattcttaacttTTACCCCAAATTTTCGTCATGGGTTACCATAACCTGAGTGGTTGGTTCAACATTAGAAGAAAGCTCGTAGAGTTTATCCTGTGGAAAGATTCAAGATTTGAATCTTGTGCCTTATAATTAGGGATAGAAGGGTGCAAAGAAAAGttggagagtttttttttttttaaaaaaaaaaaaaaatagttggtTCGGCATGATAAATGCTATCAAAGATTTTTTTCTGAGTTTCTTTTAAAGGAATTTGACCATCAAAAGTTTCTGACCTTCATATTCCACCAGTTTGTAAtgtaagagttttttttttttctggccaCCTCCAAGTAAGTAACAAAAATAAGCTTATCATTTATAGACACAATCAAGTAAATCATATCAATCTTGCTAGCTTTGCTGCGTATATTCTAAACTAAAATTGCATCGGGATTAAAATTTCCTTCAGGATCTTGCTTCAATGGAGAATGCTCTTGATTCGTTGGCAGCATCTGGGTCGGTGGATTTGTCATCCATTTCGAAGACTATCCATAAATTTGTTCACGGAGCACATCTTAAGAAAGACAGTGTATACAAGAGGTAACATATTGCTCCTTTTGAGCACACTGACTTAAGAAAATATATGCTCTTTACTTTGGTAATATCTTTTCGTCTTTGGTAGAAAAATTGTAGTGGAAGTACTATTTAATATTTATCTATCAACGAGAAATTACTGACTTTAATTAAGGACATTTTACCATACCTTTCTCATggtttttatatgctttattaaTTATGACTTGTGAATTTCACTTGAATAATGAATCTAGTGCATTTCTATACTTGACAATATTAAATTTTGTATTCTTGCAAGTCcatctacatttttctttcgaAATCAATTGAGCTAATTTCTGCTTAGGTTGGATGCCATCAATGAATGCTTCTCCAAGGATACTGCCGAAGAAATGTTGTCATCGTTGGTGAGTCCATTATAAGAAGATAAGAtcgcattttcatt
Protein-coding sequences here:
- the LOC113694742 gene encoding ribulose bisphosphate carboxylase small subunit, chloroplastic-like is translated as MSTASLSAVPVVGSIYIGLKPNCSKLSAVKDSAAWSRKTISNASRIHCMETWNPINNKKFETLSYLPPLSDESIAREIDYMLKNGWIPCLEFDADGFVHRENSKMPGYYDGRYWTLWKLPMFGCTDSSQVLNEIQECKKAYPNAYIRCLAFDNVKQVQCMAFVIQKPTS
- the LOC113696337 gene encoding probable 3-hydroxyisobutyryl-CoA hydrolase 3 isoform X2 yields the protein MATSLIKEQNDQVVLFEDKKGVRKVILNRPKQLNCLTYEMFCQMLKKLGDYEEDPNTRLVILKGNGRAFCAGHWSFGASFYRKQLNLDYKIGTYKKPVVSIIDGIVMGGGAGLSLNSTFRIVTENTVFAMPEAAIGLFPDCSASHFLSRLPGFLGEYLGLTGSRLDGAEMVKCGLATHFVLSKDLASMENALDSLAASGSVDLSSISKTIHKFVHGAHLKKDSVYKRLDAINECFSKDTAEEMLSSLEELAAKNEEKWIVRAVKSMTSVSPTSLKIFLRLIREGRMLNLKECLVREFRASCHILRRTVNNDFYEGGRALLVEKGRQPQWMPSKLDLVSDEMVGKYFCEVDNDDDWEPLHLPPRPAAAYFAPSRL
- the LOC113696337 gene encoding probable 3-hydroxyisobutyryl-CoA hydrolase 3 isoform X3; the encoded protein is MATSLIKEQNDQVVLFEDKKGFCQMLKKLGDYEEDPNTRLVILKGNGRAFCAGGDVKSVLSFMTTGHWSFGASFYRKQLNLDYKIGTYKKPVVSIIDGIVMGGGAGLSLNSTFRIVTENTVFAMPEAAIGLFPDCSASHFLSRLPGFLGEYLGLTGSRLDGAEMVKCGLATHFVLSKDLASMENALDSLAASGSVDLSSISKTIHKFVHGAHLKKDSVYKRLDAINECFSKDTAEEMLSSLEELAAKNEEKWIVRAVKSMTSVSPTSLKIFLRLIREGRMLNLKECLVREFRASCHILRRTVNNDFYEGGRALLVEKGRQPQWMPSKLDLVSDEMVGKYFCEVDNDDDWEPLHLPPRPAAAYFAPSRL
- the LOC113696337 gene encoding probable 3-hydroxyisobutyryl-CoA hydrolase 3 isoform X1, giving the protein MATSLIKEQNDQVVLFEDKKGVRKVILNRPKQLNCLTYEMFCQMLKKLGDYEEDPNTRLVILKGNGRAFCAGGDVKSVLSFMTTGHWSFGASFYRKQLNLDYKIGTYKKPVVSIIDGIVMGGGAGLSLNSTFRIVTENTVFAMPEAAIGLFPDCSASHFLSRLPGFLGEYLGLTGSRLDGAEMVKCGLATHFVLSKDLASMENALDSLAASGSVDLSSISKTIHKFVHGAHLKKDSVYKRLDAINECFSKDTAEEMLSSLEELAAKNEEKWIVRAVKSMTSVSPTSLKIFLRLIREGRMLNLKECLVREFRASCHILRRTVNNDFYEGGRALLVEKGRQPQWMPSKLDLVSDEMVGKYFCEVDNDDDWEPLHLPPRPAAAYFAPSRL